Genomic segment of Ignavibacteriales bacterium:
CAACTTGTCCTATTCTTGCTTTAATATTATCAAACATTACCATCTCTTCAATCCCGCGAGCCATAGCTTCCATATCGCGTCCGGCAAGTCCGCCGTATGTATGAAGTCCTTCATAAATTACAACCATGTTGCGCGCTTCTTCGTAAAACTTTTTGTTACATGTTGCAAGAAATCCGCCAATGTTCACCATCAAATCTTTTTTCGCACTCACCCACAATCCGTCAAAGTAAGAACACATTTCTTTTAAGATTGCCGCGATCGTTTTATTTGCGTAACCTTTTTCGCGCATCTTAATAAAGTATGCGTTTTCTGTTGCGCGTGTTGCATCGAACCAAAGTTTAACATTGTATTTTTTTGTGAGGTTGTAGATCTCTTTTAAGTTTGCCATAGAGAACGGCTGACCGCCTGCCATATTAACCGGTCCGGCCATACTTACATAAGGAATTTTTTTAGCGCCGACCTTTTTAATTAAGTCTTCAAGTTTTTGCGGATCAATATTCCCTTTGAACGGATGTGTGTTCTGCGGATCGTGTGCTTCATCAATAATAACATCAATAAAAGTTGCACCGGCAAGTTCTTGATGTAAACGAGTTGTAGTGAAATACATGTTACCGGGAACATAATCCCCTTGTTTGATCAATATTTTAGAGATCATATGTTCGGCGGCGCGTCCTTGATGAGTTGGAACGAAGTAAGGCATTCCGTAATATTTTTTTACATTATCCCACAAGTTGTAAAAGTTTCTGCTTCCGGCGTATGCTTCATCGCCAAGCATCATTCCCGCCCATTGATAATCACTCATTGCATTGGTACCGCTATCGGTAAGTAAATCTATGTAAACATCTTCGCTCTTAAGTAAGAAAGTATTATAGCCGGCTTCCTTTACGCATTTTTCTCGATGCTCTTTGTTTGTCATTTTGATCGGCTCAACCATTTTTATTTTGAACGGTTCAGCCCAGCTTCTTTTGATTACTTTTTTTGCAGCCATTGTCTCTCCAAATTTTTATTTATAGTTACGTGTTAAATGTTATCATGTTTTCAAATCATCATTCTTCATACAAACTTTTTCTTAAGTTTTTTTCTTTTCTGTTCTGCAATTATTTCCGATGAAATTCCGCCTCGTGTGTTGAACTTTGCAGTGATCTTCATGTATCTCGGTTTGCAAACTTTTACAAGATCATCAAGAATTCTATTTGTTACAGCTTCGAAAAAGATTCCGTCGTTTCTAAAAGATTGGAGATAAAACTTATAACTCTTTAGTTCAACACAAATCTTATCGGGTATGTATTCTAAAATTATTGTAGCAAAATCCGGCTGCCCGGTTTTAGGACAAAGTGAAGTAAACTCCGGTGCTGTGTGAATTATTGTGTAATCTCTTTCCGGATTTGGATTTGGGAATGTTTCTAAGAGTTTTGTTTTGCTAAGCATGGTGTACCTATTTAACAGTTAATCAATAATATATATTACAGTCCAACATCAAATCGGAGTTTTTTAAGATTTAATTCAGCTGAATATAGCTCGCCTAAATTATCTGTTGTCACGTGTGAATATCTTTCAGTATAATCAGCAAAGGAATGCATTACTTGTTGATACTTTTTTGTGTCGTTAGATATTACGTACATGCGCACATGGCGATAATCAATCAGTGTTGCAAGGCGACCAACACCTGACCATGTACCAGTAGACAGTTCAACTTCAAATGCATATTCAGGAATTAGACTTTCTCGCTTTTCAGTAAACCAAATAACATCAATATTTCGGAGTACATCATAATTTGCAAATTCAAGTCTTGGACAAGTCTTGATGGAAGATATTTCAGACAGAGGTTTATTGTTAAATGATTTTGATTTATCAGGGCAAAATGTTTTATAACCTCTAATGTTTCCAACCTCAATCAATCTTCCCTGTAAAACAGCATGAATGCTTTCCTCCGCTGTACTTTTTGACTTTTGAATTGACTCTGGTTTCAAAAGCAAATTCCAGGAATTAACAAATTCTGTGCAACGAAGTCTATTGTTCCTGCCTTTTAGAACAATATTAAATTCATTATCAATATTAATCTTATACTCACCATTTCTGTCGTGACTTATTTCTGATAGGTAATTGAAAAATAATTGAGCAGGGATAAATATGCACCGTTCCATTGAACCACAGATGAAAACTATAAATGGATTTTCAAGGTTAGCCATTTCTTCCAATGTTATATAATTGATACCAAAAAAATATTTTTGAGTTGTCAGCATAGTGGCAGCTCTTACAAGAATGTTAGCTCCACCAATTTTAAAAACTCTTGCACGTAAAACTCTAATAGGTTCTATATTCGCATGAAGGCTTCTTGCTTGTTCCAGAAATTCTTCAACTAAATTGTCTGTTGGTGAATTATTGTTTTTCATACTTGAGCTTATGATTTATGATTAAATGTGATTGTTTCTTTCGCGAATTGTCTCATCGATCGCAACTTTCACTACATCATCCCAATCAAAAAATCCCCATTCAATTCCTTTTTTAACAGCGTTCATTTCATGAAAATCAAGTTCTCTTCCTATTCTTTCTTTAGCTAATGTCTGAACGTCCCAAACATTTATAGCATATACTAATTCATCAACTTCTAGTTTTTCTGTTATATATTCACTCATTTTAACTCCATGTAAATAATAAAACAAGTTCTTTCTGCATTCTCAATTCGCCATTCTCAATTCTCAATTAAAAATACCTCGGTTTTACTTTATACGGAATCTGATCTTCCACTCCCGCTTGCTGAAAACCGCGGAGACGGAAAGCACAGCTATCGCAAACACCGCAAGCTTCATCTTCATTTTGATAACATGACCAGGTTAAATGTAACGGCGCTTTTAATTCAATTCCTTTCTTCACAATATCGGCTTTTGAAAAATGAATTATCGGCGTAGTAATTTTAATTTTTGTTTCGGGCTTTGTGCCGAGTTCGACCATTTTTTCAAATGCTTCAAAGAAATCCGGACGGCAATCCGGATAACCGCTTGCATCCTCGTAAACAGCACCGATAAAAACTGCTTCTGCTCCAATTACTTCCGCCCAGCTTACACATGCACTTAAAATATTAGCATTGCGGAACGGAACGTACGAACTTGGAACTTCTTTATTTGAAAGATCCGCTTTAGCTACTTCAATTAATTTATCAGTAAGAGACGAGCCACCGATCTTTGTAAAATGTTCGAAATCAATTACCAATCTTTTTTCCGCTTTGTAAAAATCAGCAATTTCATAAAATGCTTTTAGCTCGCGGTTTTCGGTGCGCTGCCCATAATTTATATGAATGAGTGCGAGTTTGTATGTTTGATTCGCAATCGCTGCGGTAACACAACTATCCATTCCTCCGCTAACAGCAACGACAGCTAATTTTTCTTTCATCATAATAAAATCTTATTAAACATTGGTAAAAATAGCAAATTGGAATTTGAGAATGAAAGGTTGATTCAGTACTCTGCGAACTTAGCGCATTCTAGCGTTAAAGCTTTTAACAGCAAAGACCGCAGAGCTTTAGTCTTTCCTTAGAAAAAATAAAACGGCTGCAATAACAAAACTGACAATCGATGAAATAACAAACGGTACTTGCGCTCCAAATTTATCCCACAGAACTCCGGTAAAAAGTGAACCAAACATTATGGCAAAACTTGAAAGTGCAGTTAGTAAACCAATTGCAGAACCACGGAATTGATCCGGTACAAGATCAGAAACCCAAGCTTTCGATACACCTTCGGTTGATGATGCATAAATTCCATAAAACGCAAAGAGAAGCCAAACTATTACATGATCTTCGTTCATCGCAAATCCAAAATAGACAGCGGAAAATATTATCAACCCGATTATAAAAATATTTCTTTTGCCGAACTTATCCGCTAAAATTCCAACCGGATAAGATGCGAATGCGTAAACTAAATTGTAAAATACGTAACCAAGAATGGCTATTATATCCGAGTGAGCTATTTGTTTCGATTTTAGAATTAGAAAAACATCGCTGCTGTTAACAAGTGAAAACGCAGTGAGTGCAAGAAGTAACATTTTATATTCTCGAGGTGCAGCTTTCCAAAACTCGCGGTAAACTTTTTTCTTAGAATTTTTGACACTTCCTTTTGCATCTTTCACCACAAAAGTAAATCCGATAGCAAATAATGACGGAATAATTGCGAAGAGATAAATCCATGAATACTTACCGGGAAAAAAGTAAAGAAGTAAAAGTGCTACCAACGGACCTGCAACTGCGCCCAGCGTATCCATAGCTCTATGAAAACCAAAAACAGCTCCTGAATTTCCATTTGCATAACTTGCCAGAAGTGCATCTCGCGGTGCTGTACGGATTCCCTTTCCTATTCGATCAACAATGCGGGAAAAGATTACTGCTGGTACCGTTGCTAATAGTCCCGGTAATGATTTTACTAATCCCGATAGACTATAACCGATTACAACAAAGATTGAGCGTTTGCCTATTCTATCCGAAAGAGTTCCGAAATATCCTTTTAAAAATCCCGCAGTTACTTCTGCAATTCCTTCAATCAATCCAACTACCGACATTGAAGCACCGAGAACAGCGGTTAAGAAGATCGGAGTAATTGGATAAAGCATCTCACTTGCGAAATCAGTGAAGAAGCTGATCAATCCAAGTATAACAACCGAGCGTGATATGTTTTTGAATTTTGTCATGATAGTAAATTTCTAAAATGAATTTCATTTTTCCTACAAATTTCTATTGACAATTTGCAAATAACTTCTTTCTTTTAGGAAGAAAGATTCATAACACACCTTATAAAGAACTTCTTATCATACGTATGAAATTATTTATTCAGAGAGAAAAATTAAAAAGAAGGAGCCGCTAATGGAATATTATGAATTACATCATGTAACACCACAAATGAGATTTATCAATAAAGCGGTAGAAGTATTGAAGAACGGCGGAGTGATAATTTATCCGACCGATACTGTTTACGGAATTGGTTGTGATATATTCAACAAGGAAGCTCTTGATAGAGTTTATGCAATTAAACAAGATGCCGGAACAAAATTGTTCAGTTTTATTTGTCCTAATTTGAAAAATATTGCCAAGTATGCAAAAGTATCGGATTATGCTTACAGAGTAATGAAAAAGCTTTTACCCGGACCTTATACTTTTGTTTTACCTGCAGCACATGAAGTTCCAAAAAAACTTTGGACTAAAAGAAAAACTGTCGGTATTCGAATTCCAAATAATAATATTGCTTTGACACTTGCTACTGAACTTGGCAATCCAATTGTAAGCACTAGCGTTACAACACGGAAGGGAGAAATTTTATTTGATCCGCTCGAGATTCAAGTGATATTTAATTCACAAATAGATTTGATGTTATCAGCAGGTGCTTTAGAAGGAAAGCCTTCAAGCATAGTTGATTTAAGTGGCGAAGAACCTGAAATAATTAGAGAAGGGGCAGGTGATCTAAGTATGTTCTTTGTTTGATTTTTTTAGATTTGGTTTTCTTTAAGAAATTTTCGGCCGCAATCTTAGTTAATAAATTTTAAAAATATTTCCTTCTTCCTATTTAGGAATTAATTCAATTAGTAAAGAGGTTATCCATCATTCATTTTTTTAATTAACCTATCCAGTTCTCAGAAGTATAAGATAGTCGTCTGTTTTTCTTTACAGGCTTTTCAGAATTAGTTTTTGAAGATTGAGACGATTGATTATTATCAGCCGGTGAAGAAAAATCAGTTACAAAAGCAATTCCATCTTCGATATTCATTAAAGATTCCTCGCGTTGCTTTTGAGTTTTATTGCGTTGATTGACCCACTGTAGCTGAGTTTTGGGATCGGCTATAGGTTGTACGTTCATCTGTACCTCCTATTATTTACCGAGTGAAGAAAAAAAAGAAAAGAATATTAGTGACAATAATTTCAACCATAATATACAAATAAGAACAGAAAATTTCTCAGTAATGGGGACACAATGTGTTTTTCAAAAACATTTTTTAAGATATTATTTATTCTTCTCTATAAAATATAGTTGTTGATGCCTGAGCAGTTGGAAATAAAATCATCTGTGCAACATTAAAGTGTTCTGAACGTGTTGCAGTAAATACAACTGCTTCAGCAACGTTATCGCCTGTTAAAGGTTTCAGTCCTTTATAAGCATTCTTAGCCTTCTCTTCATCGCCATAAAATCTTACTTTACTGAAACCCGTTTCAACTAATCCCGGATCTACAGTACTAACGCGAATGTTTTTATCAATAACGTCCATTCTAAGTGATCGTGTTATTGCATCTACAGCATGTTTAGTTGCACAATAAACGGCTCCTTTAGGATAAGCTTCGCGGCCGGCTATAGAACCAATATTAATAATGTGTCCGCTTTTTCTTTCAATCATTTGAGGAAGAATTGCATTTGTAACATAAAGTAATCCTTTAACATTGGTGTCTATCATTTCCTCCCAGCCATCGGGATTGTCTTCGTAAAATTTATTTAATCCGCGTCCAAGTCCAGCGTTATTAATGAGGATATCAATTTTTTTAAACTCTGCAGGAAGAGAACCAACCGCTTTATTCACCTCATCACGCTTGCTTACATCTAATTTTATTGGATGAACATTTACACTGTACTTTTTAATTATATCATCAGCTATTTCTTTAACAAGATTTAATCTTCTTGCACTTATAATAAGATTAGCTCCTTCATTTGCAAAAGCGTACGTACAAGATTTTCCAATCCCGGAAGTCACGCCGGTAATAAAAACAGTTTTTCCTTTTAACGATTTCATTATTTTCTCAAAAAGTTTTTACAAAGTTAATATAAAAATGAATAGAAATTTAATTCGATAACCTTCTATATCTTTTTAGGAAGAATCAGCCAATAATTTTATTCTACACTTATTTATATTTTCTTAAATTGCTTATAAGAAAATATTCATCGAAAGCGGATTAATGCTAAAATCTTATTTGAACAGTACTCGTACTTATGTTTTGTCAATTCTTACTACAAGAACTCTCGTCGAAAATTTCTATCACGACGTGAATCATACGCAAGAAGTTGTTCAATCAGCCATCGAAATTGGAATTGGCGAAAAACTTTCTGAAGACAAGCTTGAAATGGTCCAGATCGCTGCATGGTTCCATGATGTAGGATATATTGAAAAAACAGATGGACATGAAAAAGTAAGCGTTGAATATGCGCGAAAATTTTTAACTGAATTACAATATCCTTCAAACAAGATTAAAATAATAATTGAAGCTATTCTTGCAACTAAGATCCCTCAAAAACCAAAAAATAAATTTGAAAAAATATTATGCGATGCAGATCTTTTTCATTTCGGCAAAGAAATATTCTTTAACCGGAATGATAAATATAGAGTTGAGTTTGAAAATCATCTGGGGCATAAACTTAGTGAACAGGATTGGTTAGTAAAGACAATTGATTTTGTAAAAAATCAAAATTTCCACACGGATTATGCAAAAAGAAATTTCACTGATCAAAAAAAAGAAAACCTTCGTCTGCTTAATGAACAACTTCAACAAATCACCAATAATATTGATTAACTTTTCATTCAATCCTAAATATGCCAATTACAAAAACACTTTATCTTATCCGCCATGCTAAATCAAGCTGGGATGATTCAAGTCTATCGGACTTTCAGAGATCATTGAACGATCGCGGATTAAAAGACTCTCCCTTGATGGCTAAATTGATTAAGGGGAAAAATATTATTCCGGATTTAATCATTTCCAGTCCTGCTGTCCGTGCTATATCTACAGCAGAAATCTTTGCCAATGAATTTCATTACAATAAAAATAAAATTATAAATGATGAAAGAATCTATGAAGCTGCTATGCGCGATTTAATAACAACTATCCGGAAAATAAATGACGAGTATAATATAGTAATGCTCTTCGGACATAATCCCGGGTTATCAAACACTGCAAACCTTCTTGGTAATAAGTTTCTACCGGAGTTGCCGACTTGTGCAGTAGTTGGAATAGAATTAAAAGTAAATTCATGGAGTGAAGTTGAGAGGAACTGCGGTGAGATTATTTTGTTAGAATACCCTAAAAAATCTTTGAAGTGATCACTTAACTAATTTTGATATCGCTTTAAACTCATCCGTACCGCAAATATTTAACATTTCAAATAAAATAGATTCCGTTAATGAGATCTCGGCTCCGCTCGATCTCATTCTTTCAAGAGCGATTTCATAATCAAACTTACGGCGGGAAGAAACCGCATCGGCTGCTACATAAACTTGGAACTCGTTTGCAATTAAATCCAGAGCTGTTTGCATGACGCAAACATGAGATTCAATTCCGCAAACAACAACTTGCTGAACACTTTTACTTTTCAACTCTTCAAACAAATTACCTGCACCAAAACAACTGAACGACATTTTATGTATTGCGTTTCTCTCTTCCAGCGCTGATTTAATTCGCGGTTCGGTTGGACCTAATCCTTTCGGATACTGCTCGGTAAAGTAAATGGGCGAATTTAAAATCTTGAATCCGTTAATAAGTTTAATAGCATTCTCAACAACACGTTCGCTTTCATAAATAACCGGAAGAAGTTTTTCTTGAATGTCAATCACAAGTAAAGCTGATCTTTCTCTTTGTAATATTTTGGAATGACGGTTCATGTTGTTAACGGTTAGTTATAAATGAAAGTTTTAATTCGCAATTCTCAACATGCCTGCAAGGTTCTCAATTAATATATTGGATTCATTCCATACTTACCGCAAGAATACATCATCAATAACGATGCAATATCAATCGTCGCACGTTTCTCTTCATCTTCGGGAATGATAAAATCATAAACATCGGCAATAAACTTCATGTTGGATAATATTTTTTTGAGTTCGGAATATGTCGGTTCACCGTGCCAGTTAGCAACACGTTTAATTAAATTCTGTTCGTTGCGGCGGAGAAACTCTGAAAACGTAATGATATTTTGACTTAGCTTAGTACGCGGTCTGCAAATATTTATTAAGTCGTTTGTGTATTGATCCCATTTGTTTGCTATATCTTCATTCTTATCATACATAAGAAGCTTGGCTTTTTCCGGTGTGAATTGCGCATGTGTTATTGTTTTAATTTTCGGAATCAAAGCGTAGCCGTCATAACTAATTATTCCGGTATCTTCCTCTACATACTTCCATCTTCTTAATAGACGTGAAGTTGTTTGTACGGAAACAACTTTATCCAGTTCGCTGTCTATAACAACGAACT
This window contains:
- a CDS encoding SDR family NAD(P)-dependent oxidoreductase, with protein sequence MKSLKGKTVFITGVTSGIGKSCTYAFANEGANLIISARRLNLVKEIADDIIKKYSVNVHPIKLDVSKRDEVNKAVGSLPAEFKKIDILINNAGLGRGLNKFYEDNPDGWEEMIDTNVKGLLYVTNAILPQMIERKSGHIINIGSIAGREAYPKGAVYCATKHAVDAITRSLRMDVIDKNIRVSTVDPGLVETGFSKVRFYGDEEKAKNAYKGLKPLTGDNVAEAVVFTATRSEHFNVAQMILFPTAQASTTIFYREE
- a CDS encoding tyrosine phenol-lyase, producing the protein MAAKKVIKRSWAEPFKIKMVEPIKMTNKEHREKCVKEAGYNTFLLKSEDVYIDLLTDSGTNAMSDYQWAGMMLGDEAYAGSRNFYNLWDNVKKYYGMPYFVPTHQGRAAEHMISKILIKQGDYVPGNMYFTTTRLHQELAGATFIDVIIDEAHDPQNTHPFKGNIDPQKLEDLIKKVGAKKIPYVSMAGPVNMAGGQPFSMANLKEIYNLTKKYNVKLWFDATRATENAYFIKMREKGYANKTIAAILKEMCSYFDGLWVSAKKDLMVNIGGFLATCNKKFYEEARNMVVIYEGLHTYGGLAGRDMEAMARGIEEMVMFDNIKARIGQVEYCGKQLEKYNVPLVYPFGGHAIFLDAKKFLPHLKQDLFPAQTLTSEIYVDSGVRGMERGIVSSGRDPLTGKHRYPKLELVRLTFPRRVYTQAHIDVMVESVAQVFDERKKIKGLKMVYEPKYLRFFQARFKKL
- the queF gene encoding preQ(1) synthase, whose translation is MLSKTKLLETFPNPNPERDYTIIHTAPEFTSLCPKTGQPDFATIILEYIPDKICVELKSYKFYLQSFRNDGIFFEAVTNRILDDLVKVCKPRYMKITAKFNTRGGISSEIIAEQKRKKLKKKFV
- a CDS encoding HD domain-containing protein — protein: MLKSYLNSTRTYVLSILTTRTLVENFYHDVNHTQEVVQSAIEIGIGEKLSEDKLEMVQIAAWFHDVGYIEKTDGHEKVSVEYARKFLTELQYPSNKIKIIIEAILATKIPQKPKNKFEKILCDADLFHFGKEIFFNRNDKYRVEFENHLGHKLSEQDWLVKTIDFVKNQNFHTDYAKRNFTDQKKENLRLLNEQLQQITNNID
- a CDS encoding MFS transporter — encoded protein: MTKFKNISRSVVILGLISFFTDFASEMLYPITPIFLTAVLGASMSVVGLIEGIAEVTAGFLKGYFGTLSDRIGKRSIFVVIGYSLSGLVKSLPGLLATVPAVIFSRIVDRIGKGIRTAPRDALLASYANGNSGAVFGFHRAMDTLGAVAGPLVALLLLYFFPGKYSWIYLFAIIPSLFAIGFTFVVKDAKGSVKNSKKKVYREFWKAAPREYKMLLLALTAFSLVNSSDVFLILKSKQIAHSDIIAILGYVFYNLVYAFASYPVGILADKFGKRNIFIIGLIIFSAVYFGFAMNEDHVIVWLLFAFYGIYASSTEGVSKAWVSDLVPDQFRGSAIGLLTALSSFAIMFGSLFTGVLWDKFGAQVPFVISSIVSFVIAAVLFFLRKD
- the queC gene encoding 7-cyano-7-deazaguanine synthase QueC, yielding MMKEKLAVVAVSGGMDSCVTAAIANQTYKLALIHINYGQRTENRELKAFYEIADFYKAEKRLVIDFEHFTKIGGSSLTDKLIEVAKADLSNKEVPSSYVPFRNANILSACVSWAEVIGAEAVFIGAVYEDASGYPDCRPDFFEAFEKMVELGTKPETKIKITTPIIHFSKADIVKKGIELKAPLHLTWSCYQNEDEACGVCDSCAFRLRGFQQAGVEDQIPYKVKPRYF
- a CDS encoding hydrolase, with translation MNRHSKILQRERSALLVIDIQEKLLPVIYESERVVENAIKLINGFKILNSPIYFTEQYPKGLGPTEPRIKSALEERNAIHKMSFSCFGAGNLFEELKSKSVQQVVVCGIESHVCVMQTALDLIANEFQVYVAADAVSSRRKFDYEIALERMRSSGAEISLTESILFEMLNICGTDEFKAISKLVK
- a CDS encoding L-threonylcarbamoyladenylate synthase translates to MEYYELHHVTPQMRFINKAVEVLKNGGVIIYPTDTVYGIGCDIFNKEALDRVYAIKQDAGTKLFSFICPNLKNIAKYAKVSDYAYRVMKKLLPGPYTFVLPAAHEVPKKLWTKRKTVGIRIPNNNIALTLATELGNPIVSTSVTTRKGEILFDPLEIQVIFNSQIDLMLSAGALEGKPSSIVDLSGEEPEIIREGAGDLSMFFV
- a CDS encoding histidine phosphatase family protein — encoded protein: MPITKTLYLIRHAKSSWDDSSLSDFQRSLNDRGLKDSPLMAKLIKGKNIIPDLIISSPAVRAISTAEIFANEFHYNKNKIINDERIYEAAMRDLITTIRKINDEYNIVMLFGHNPGLSNTANLLGNKFLPELPTCAVVGIELKVNSWSEVERNCGEIILLEYPKKSLK
- a CDS encoding cysteine peptidase family C39 domain-containing protein codes for the protein MSFYPQPNKYQCGPFALKYALVMLGVFKDEDQIGVIAGSTWWAGTDEFGLARAARRFNCRMKHFQSSNPDDARRMLIQHLKKGYPCILSVKNWEHWCTVVSYQKGKFVVIDSELDKVVSVQTTSRLLRRWKYVEEDTGIISYDGYALIPKIKTITHAQFTPEKAKLLMYDKNEDIANKWDQYTNDLINICRPRTKLSQNIITFSEFLRRNEQNLIKRVANWHGEPTYSELKKILSNMKFIADVYDFIIPEDEEKRATIDIASLLMMYSCGKYGMNPIY